The DNA region ACCTGGGCTCGCCGCGGCTCCAGCCGCTCGCGGAGGCTCCCGGGACCTACGTCTTCGACAAGTGAGCCGTCCTCGACCCGGGCGGACCGTGCCTCCCCAGCCTCCCGAGCCCGAAGAGCGCCTCGCCGGCGGCGGTCCGGCGCCGCACCTGCGCCACCTGACCGTGCTGGGCCAGCAGATCCGCGTGGCGGTGCGGCCCGGCACCGGCGACGGCCCCCCGCTGCTGCTGTGCAACGGCATCGGCGCCAGCCTCGACCTGCTGCAACCGTTCGTGGACCGACTCGATCCGTCGATCGAGGTGATCCGGTTCGACGTGCCCGGGGTCGGCGGCTCCCCCGACCCGCGGTTCCCCTACAACTTCTGGCTGCTGGCCCACGGCGTCGGGGTGCTGATGGACCGGTTGGGCCACACCGAGTTCGACGTACTCGGCATCTCCTGGGGTGGCGGTCTCGCCCAGCAGCTCTCCTTCCAGCTGCCGCACCGGGTCCGTCGCCAGGTGCTGGTGGCGACCGCGACCGGATCGTTGATGGTGCCGGGCTCCCCACGGGTGCTGCGCAAGATGGTCACCCCGCAGCGCTACCGCGACCCGAACTACATGCGCGAGGTCGCCTCGGAGCTGTACGGCGGACGCATGCGTCGACGCCCCGAGGAGGTGGTCCGGGTGATGCACGAGCACTCCCGGGTCGGGTCGCGGCGCGGCTACCTGCTGCAGCTGCTGGCCGGTGCCGGTTGGACCAGCCTCCCCGCGCTCCCGCTGATCCGTCAGCGCACCCTGGTGCTGGCCGGTGCCGACGACCCGATCATCCCGCTGGTCAACGCCCGGATCCTGGAGCGGCTGCTCCCCCACGCCGAGCTGCACGTGTACGACGACGGCCACCTCGGCCTGGTCACCAGCGCCGACGACCTGGCCCCCCGGATCGCGGCGTTCCTGGGCGCCGACTGACGCCGCGGGCCCGGCTACGGCTCGATCAGCCCCGCCCGGATCGCATACCGGGTGAGCTGGGTGCGGTCGTTCATGCCGAGCCGGGCCAGGATGTTGGCCCGGTGCCGCTCCACCGTCTTCACGCTGATCGTCAGCACCTGCGCGATCTCCTTCGACGACCGGCCCTCCGCGACCAGCTTCAGCACGTCGTCCTCGCGCGGGGTGAGCACCGTCTCCGGCACCCGCTCGCCGCGCTCGAGGCGCTCCAGGTAGTCGCGCACCAGAGCGCCCATCGCGCCGGGGTAGACGAACGCGTCCCCGCGCATCGCCGCCCGGCAGGCCTCCACCAGGTCCTCGTCGACCACCGACTTCAGCACGTAGCCGCTGGCGCCCAGCTTGAGGGCGGAGAAGAAGTACTGCTCGTTGTCGTGCATCGAGAGCATCAGGATCTTGGGCGGCTCCCGGCGCCGGCCGATCTCACGGGCCGCCTGCAGCCCGGTCATCCGCGGCATCGCGATGTCCAGGACCACCAGGTCCACCTCGACCTCGCGCAGCACGGCGAGCGCCTCGGCACCGTCCGACGCCTCGGCCACCACCGTGAGGTCGGGCTGCTGCTCCAGGATCAACCGGACGCCGCGGCGCACCAGCGCATGGTCGTCGGCCAGCAGGATCCGGATCATCGCGGCCCCTCGACGAGCGGGATCCGCAGTCGCACCACGGTGCCGCGACCCTCCGGCCGGTCCGCGACCTCCAGGGTCCCGCCGACCGAGCCGGCGCGGTCCGACATCCCGCGCAGGCCCAGCCCCCGGTCACCGCTCGCGGAGTCCCCGCCCTGCTGTCCGGTCGGGCCGAGGCCGATGCCGTCGTCGGCGACCTCGAGCACCACCTCGCCACCGACCTGCACCAGCGCCAGCTCGACCTCGCCGGCGCGGGCGTGCCGCACCACGTTGGTCAGCGCCTCCTGCGCCACCCGGTAGACCACGGTCTCGGTCTCGGGCCCGAGCGCCGGCAGCCCGACCCCGAACCGCCGGCGCACCCGCGGCCGTCCGGCGGCCCCGACCTCGCTGGCCAGCGCGGCGAGCGCGGCCTGCAGACCGAGGTCCTCCAACACCCCGGGTCGCAGCTCCCGGGCCACCCGTCGTACGTCGTCCAGGCCGGCGCGGGCGCTCTCCCGGACGGCGTCGACCTCGTCGACGAGGTCGGCCGGCACCCGGCCGGCCAGGTGCTGCAGCTCCAGCAGCACCACGGTGAGGCTCTGGCCGATCTCGTCGTGCAGCTCCCGGGCGATCCGGCGTCGCTCGGCCTCCTCGGCGGCCAGGGCGCGCGCGCTGCCGGTGCGCCGCTCGTTCTCCAGCCGGTCGAGCATCGCCTGATAGCTGCGCTCCAACGCCGCTCCCGGCCCGTTCCCCGACCCCTCCGGTACGGCGTCCCCGGGCTGGCCGGTCGCCATCGCCCGGATCACCCGGTCCACCGGTGCCAGTGCGGAGCGCAGCAGCACCGCGTTGAGGACCAGCATGGCCAGCAGGCCGATGCCGAGGACCAGTGCCTCCGAGGCGGCCACCCGCTCCGAGACCCGCGCCGGGGAGAAGGCGAGCAGCAGCGTGCCGGCGCACAACACGGCACCGTTGATCCCGCAGACCTTCCAGTAGAGCGAGCTCGTCGACCGCACCCGCCCACCTTCCCGCACGCCGGGTCCACCGGCCAGCGCCCCCGCCGCGGCCACCGGCACCGGGGACGGGATTTGGGTGGTGGACCCCATTGGCCCGACCGCCGGTCTCGACTTGGCTGGCAGGGTGCCTCCCCACTCCGTCCACCGCGTGCCGTCCGTGCGGGTCCCCCCACGTCGTGGCAGGGGCAGGCACGGCGGTGTCGCGGCCGACGTCCCCGGTTCGGCCGCGGCACCCACCCCTGTGCAGCATCGACCGACAGCCGCGCATGGACCCCGCTGATCTCAACCTGGCCCTCCTCGCCGGCACGGCGGTGGTGATCGTCGCGGTCGCGGCGGTCCGGCTCTCCACCCGGGCGGGTCTGCCCACCCTGCTGCTCTACCTGGCGATCGGGCTGGTGATCGGCGAGTCCGGACTCGGCCTGGAGTTCGAGGACGCCGAGATGGCGCAGGTCCTCGGCACCCTGGCGCTGGCGGTGATCCTCGCGGAGGGAGGGTTCACCACCGACTGGGCGGCGGTCAGGCCGGTCGCCGGACTGGCCGTCGTGCTGGCGACGGTCGGCGTGGGGATCTCGGTGCTGGTCACCACCGGCCTGGTCCTGCTGGTGCTCGACGTCGACCCGCACACCGCCGTGCTGCTCGGCGCGGTGGTCTCCTCGACCGACGCCGCCGCGGTCTTCTCGGTGCTCCGCCGGATGCCGGTGCGTGGCCGGCTCCGCGCGATCGTGGAGGCCGAGTCCGGCTTCAACGACCCTCCGGTGATCATCCTGGTGACGGTGGTGGCGACGACCACCGTCGCCGACGGCTCCTCGGCCCTCACGCTGCTCGGCGTGCTCGGGCTGCTCGGTCAGGTCGTCCTCCAACTGGTCGGCGGCATCGTGATCGGCATCGGGGTGGCCCGCGGCGGCACCTGGGTGCTCGCCCGCAGCGCGCTGCCGGTGTCGGGCCTCTACCCGATCGCCACCCTGGCCATCGCGTTCGGGGCGTTCGCCGTCGCCGGGGTGGCGGGGACCAGCGCCATCATGGCGATCTACGTCGCCGGCCTGGTCCTCGGCAACGCCCACCTCCCGCACCGGCAGACCACGGCCGGCTTCGCCGAGGGGCTGGCCTGGCTGGCGCAGATCGGGCTGTTCGTCATGCTCGGGCTGCTCGCCAGCCCCGGTCGGCTGTGGGAGGCGCTGCCCGCGGCACTGGTGGTCGGCGGGGCGCTCACCCTGGTGGCGCGGCCGCTGTCGGTGGCGGTCAGCGCTCTGCCGTTCCGGGTGCCCTGGCGGGATCAGGTCTTCATCAGCTGGGCGGGGCTGCGTGGCGCGGTCCCGATCGTGCTGGCCACCATCCCGATGAGCACCGGGATCCCCGGCGCGACCCGGATCTTCGACGTGGTCTTCCTGCTGGTGGTCGTGTTCACCCTGGTCCAGGGCCCGACCCTGCCGTGGGTGGCGCGGCGCTTCGGCGCGACCGCGGCGGCCTCACCACGCGCGCTCACCGTGGAGTCGGCGCCGCTGGAGGAGATCCGGGCGACGCTGCTGCAGTTCGCGGTGCCGCGGCGCTCGCGGCTGGCCGGGGTGGAGATCGACGAGCTCCGCCTCCCGGTGGGTGCGACGGTGGCCCTGCTGGTCCGCGGGGACCGGATCGTCCCGGCGCAGGGCTCCACCACGCTGCGCGCCGGCGACCACCTGGTGATCGCCGCTCCGGAGGCCGACACCGTGCGGATCGAGGAGCGGCTGGAGGCGATCAGCCACCACGGACGTCTGGCCGGCTGGCACCAGGGCCAACCGGCCAGCGCGTGAGGCGCCCGTCAGACGACGGTCAGGTTCACCTCGATGTTGCCGCGGGTGGCGTTGGAGTAGGGGCAGACCTGGTGCGCGGCCTCGACGGCCCGCTCCGCCTCCGCCGCGTCGGCGTTCGGCAGGCTGATGTCGAGGTCGACGGCGAGACCGAACCCGCCGGACTCGGTGGAGCCGAGGTGCACGGTGGCCGAGACGGCGGAGTCGGTGGTGTCGATCTTCTCCTTCCCGGCGACCATCCGCAGGGCGGAGTGGAAGCAGGCCGCGTAGCCGGCCGCGAAGAGCTGCTCGGGTTGGTGGCGCCGCCCGCCCCACCGAGCTCGGTGGGCGTGCGCACCTCCGCCTCGACGAAGCCGTCGTCGGTGAACACCCGGCCGTTGCGGCCGTCCCCGGCGGCGTGGGCGACGGTGCTGTACTGGACCTTGATCGGAGTAGTCATGACCACAACTATATTGTGCGCAATCAAATAGCGCCAGCGTCTAGACTGGCGGCATGCCGCGTCACCCCCAGCACGAGCTCGACCTCCAGCTCTGCTTCCCGCTCTACGCCGCCTCCCGCGCCCTCACCCGTGCCTACGGCCCGCTCCTCGCACGCGCCGGCCTGACCTATCCGCAGTACCTCACCCTCCTCGCCCTGTGGTCCGCCGAGGAGCCGCTGAGCGTCGGCGAGCTCGGTGCGCGACTGCGCCTCGACTCCGGGACCCTGACCCCTCTGCTCAAGCGCCTCGAGGCCGCCGGTCTGGTCCACCGGCGCCGCGACACCGGTGACGAGCGCCGCGTGGTGGTCGCGCTGACCGAGGCCGGCGACGCCCTCCAGGACGACCTCGCCGACGTGCCCGGCGACGTCGTCGGTCTGCTCGGCATCGACCTGGAGCAGGCCCAGGCCCTGCGCGGCCTGCTGGACGAGGTCCTGGACCACCTCGACCACCCCGCCCCGGCGTAGCCTGGAGGGGCCGGAGCAGCCGATGCACGAGGAGGCGGACACGGTGCCGGAGCGCGAGGAACGGCCGGACGGACGGCCCGGCCACGGTGCCCACGACGAGCACCGGCCCGACCGGCGCAGCGGCAGCGCCGCGGCTGCCGCCCGGATCGCCCAGCAGCACACCTGGGTCGACCTGCAGGTCCGCCGTGCGATGGAGCGGGGTGACTTCGACGACCTCCCCGGCGCCGGCAAGCCGATCGAGGACCTCGGCGCCCAGCACGATCCGGACTGGTGGCTGAAGCAGATGGTCTCCCGCGAGCAGATCGCCGTGCTGCCCGCCTCGCTGCAGCTGCGCAAGGACGACGCCGAGCTCGACGCCCGGCTCGACCGGATCGGCGTCGAGGCGGAGGTCCGCGAGCAGGTCGAGGAATTCAACGCGCGGGTGATCCGCGCCCGCTACTCCCTCCCCGAGGGACCACCGCTGATCACCATGCCGCGCGACGTCGAGGAGACGGTCCGGGCCTGGCGGGTGCGCCGCGCGCAGCGGCGTACCCCCGCCGACACAGCAGTCGACACAGCCGAGCCGGTGCGGCGCCGGTGGTGGCGGCGCCGCGGTTGAGGGACCCAGACCAGGCTCAGCGAGAGATCGGTCATACCGGGGCCCGTGACCCACCGGTAACGTGTCCCGGCGTGAGTCACAAGAGCCCGAAGGACTTCTTCCGTCCGCTGGCCGTGGGCGCCCCGGCCCCGCTGCGCGAGATCCCCGCCCGCCCCAGCCGCGCGATCCACTTCTTCGACCCGAGCAACGAGAAGATGGCCGCGAAGATCCCGGCCATGGTCGGCACCGTCGACGTACTGCTCGGCAACCTCGAGGACGCCGTCAAGGCGGACAACAAGGAGGCCGCCCGCAACGGCCTGGTCGAGATCGCCCGGGAGACCGATTTCGGCCCCACCCAGCTGTGGACCCGGAT from Nocardioides sambongensis includes:
- a CDS encoding MarR family winged helix-turn-helix transcriptional regulator: MPRHPQHELDLQLCFPLYAASRALTRAYGPLLARAGLTYPQYLTLLALWSAEEPLSVGELGARLRLDSGTLTPLLKRLEAAGLVHRRRDTGDERRVVVALTEAGDALQDDLADVPGDVVGLLGIDLEQAQALRGLLDEVLDHLDHPAPA
- a CDS encoding DnaJ family domain-containing protein, with translation MHEEADTVPEREERPDGRPGHGAHDEHRPDRRSGSAAAAARIAQQHTWVDLQVRRAMERGDFDDLPGAGKPIEDLGAQHDPDWWLKQMVSREQIAVLPASLQLRKDDAELDARLDRIGVEAEVREQVEEFNARVIRARYSLPEGPPLITMPRDVEETVRAWRVRRAQRRTPADTAVDTAEPVRRRWWRRRG
- a CDS encoding sensor histidine kinase; this translates as MRSTSSLYWKVCGINGAVLCAGTLLLAFSPARVSERVAASEALVLGIGLLAMLVLNAVLLRSALAPVDRVIRAMATGQPGDAVPEGSGNGPGAALERSYQAMLDRLENERRTGSARALAAEEAERRRIARELHDEIGQSLTVVLLELQHLAGRVPADLVDEVDAVRESARAGLDDVRRVARELRPGVLEDLGLQAALAALASEVGAAGRPRVRRRFGVGLPALGPETETVVYRVAQEALTNVVRHARAGEVELALVQVGGEVVLEVADDGIGLGPTGQQGGDSASGDRGLGLRGMSDRAGSVGGTLEVADRPEGRGTVVRLRIPLVEGPR
- a CDS encoding potassium/proton antiporter gives rise to the protein MDPADLNLALLAGTAVVIVAVAAVRLSTRAGLPTLLLYLAIGLVIGESGLGLEFEDAEMAQVLGTLALAVILAEGGFTTDWAAVRPVAGLAVVLATVGVGISVLVTTGLVLLVLDVDPHTAVLLGAVVSSTDAAAVFSVLRRMPVRGRLRAIVEAESGFNDPPVIILVTVVATTTVADGSSALTLLGVLGLLGQVVLQLVGGIVIGIGVARGGTWVLARSALPVSGLYPIATLAIAFGAFAVAGVAGTSAIMAIYVAGLVLGNAHLPHRQTTAGFAEGLAWLAQIGLFVMLGLLASPGRLWEALPAALVVGGALTLVARPLSVAVSALPFRVPWRDQVFISWAGLRGAVPIVLATIPMSTGIPGATRIFDVVFLLVVVFTLVQGPTLPWVARRFGATAAASPRALTVESAPLEEIRATLLQFAVPRRSRLAGVEIDELRLPVGATVALLVRGDRIVPAQGSTTLRAGDHLVIAAPEADTVRIEERLEAISHHGRLAGWHQGQPASA
- the phaZ gene encoding poly(3-hydroxyalkanoate) depolymerase, coding for MPPQPPEPEERLAGGGPAPHLRHLTVLGQQIRVAVRPGTGDGPPLLLCNGIGASLDLLQPFVDRLDPSIEVIRFDVPGVGGSPDPRFPYNFWLLAHGVGVLMDRLGHTEFDVLGISWGGGLAQQLSFQLPHRVRRQVLVATATGSLMVPGSPRVLRKMVTPQRYRDPNYMREVASELYGGRMRRRPEEVVRVMHEHSRVGSRRGYLLQLLAGAGWTSLPALPLIRQRTLVLAGADDPIIPLVNARILERLLPHAELHVYDDGHLGLVTSADDLAPRIAAFLGAD
- a CDS encoding response regulator; protein product: MIRILLADDHALVRRGVRLILEQQPDLTVVAEASDGAEALAVLREVEVDLVVLDIAMPRMTGLQAAREIGRRREPPKILMLSMHDNEQYFFSALKLGASGYVLKSVVDEDLVEACRAAMRGDAFVYPGAMGALVRDYLERLERGERVPETVLTPREDDVLKLVAEGRSSKEIAQVLTISVKTVERHRANILARLGMNDRTQLTRYAIRAGLIEP